One segment of Anomalospiza imberbis isolate Cuckoo-Finch-1a 21T00152 chromosome 2, ASM3175350v1, whole genome shotgun sequence DNA contains the following:
- the FHL2 gene encoding four and a half LIM domains protein 2: MTERFDCHYCKESLFGKKYILKEDSPYCVKCYENLYSNTCEECKKPIGADCKDLSYKDRHWHETCFHCFQCKNSLVDKPFAAKEEHLLCTDCYSNEYSSKCNECKKTIMPGTRKMEYKGNSWHETCFICCHCQQPIGTKSFIPKDNQNFCVPCYEKQFAMQCVQCKEAITTGGVTYREQPWHKECFVCTACKKQLSGQRFTSRDEFAYCLSCFCNLYAKKCAGCTNPISGLGGTKYISFEERQWHNDCFNCKKCSLSLVGRGFLTERDDILCPECGKDI, translated from the exons ATGACTGAACGCTTTGATTGCCACTACTGCAAAGAGTCTCTGTTTGGTAAGAAGTACATCCTGAAGGAGGACAGCCCCTACTGTGTGAAATGCTATGAAAATCTTTATTCCAACACCTGTGAGGAATGCAAAAAACCTATTGGCGCTGACTGCAAG GATCTGTCTTATAAGGACCGCCACTGGCACGAAACCTGCTTCCACTGCTTCCAGTGCAAGAATTCCTTGGTGGACAAACCTTTTGCTGCAAAAGAGGAACATCTGCTTTGTACTGACTGCTACTCCAATGAATATTCTTCCAAATGTAATGAGTGCAAGAAGACTATTATGCCAG GTACTCGGAAGATGGAATACAAGGGCAACAGCTGGCACGAGACCTGCTTTatctgctgccactgccagcagcCTATTGGGACAAAGAGCTTCATCCCTAAGGACAATCAAAACTTTTGTGTACCCTGCTATGAAAAACAGTTTGCCATGCAATGCGTCCAGTGCAAGGAG GCTATCACCACAGGAGGTGTTACCTACCGGGAGCAGCCATGGCATAAGGAGTGCTTCGTGTGTACTGCATGCAAGAAGCAGTTGTCTGGACAGCGCTTTACCTCCAGGGATGAGTTTGCATACTGCTTGAGCTGCTTCTGCAACCTCTATGCCAAAAAGTGTGCTGGATGCACAAACCCAATCAGTG GACTCGGAGGAACCAAGTACATCTCTTTTGAAGAACGGCAGTGGCATAATGATTGCTTTAACTGTAAGAAGTGCTCCCTTTCATTGGTGGGTCGTGGCTTCCTCACAGAAAGGGATGACATCCTTTGCCCTGAATGTGGAAAGGATATTTAA